A single genomic interval of Methanomassiliicoccus sp. harbors:
- a CDS encoding DRTGG domain-containing protein, which produces MRTLFLSSVLEYSGKSTIALGLAKNFSGKLGYYKPFREEVLCINHRVVDRDAHMMKVALGLEASEEMLSPLKYDTFNPVSIQSVIDGFDKVKDEAEFMMVEGPQLFSTGARHHMDGMAIAKELNAEVILISPGTPEAIDMITVYQRLMEANGQKLKGVILNMCNDPGVERLVKNGGVDVLGTIPAMEELNYPHVKEIVEGLNAEVLAGVEGLNRSVEKIMVGGMTAESAMKEMRRLNRKAMITGGDRSDMLMAALSTDTSCLILTGGLYPDNQILAKAEDMQVPVLLVGHGTQVAADMVDNLIARIDPSDTAKIDMVAEMVRRHVDLEKVWKD; this is translated from the coding sequence ATGAGGACACTATTTCTAAGCTCGGTGCTTGAATACTCTGGTAAGAGCACGATCGCCCTTGGCCTGGCCAAGAACTTCTCGGGGAAGCTGGGATATTACAAGCCATTCCGCGAGGAGGTCCTGTGCATCAACCACCGGGTGGTGGACCGGGACGCTCACATGATGAAAGTGGCGCTGGGCCTCGAAGCCAGCGAGGAGATGCTCTCCCCCTTGAAGTACGACACCTTCAATCCCGTCAGCATTCAGAGCGTCATAGATGGGTTCGACAAGGTCAAGGACGAGGCTGAGTTCATGATGGTCGAAGGGCCGCAGCTCTTCAGCACGGGCGCCAGGCACCACATGGACGGTATGGCTATCGCCAAGGAGCTGAACGCCGAGGTCATCCTCATCTCCCCCGGTACGCCGGAGGCGATCGACATGATCACCGTGTATCAGCGGCTCATGGAAGCGAACGGCCAGAAGCTAAAGGGGGTCATCCTCAACATGTGCAACGACCCCGGAGTGGAAAGGCTGGTCAAGAACGGCGGGGTCGATGTCCTGGGCACCATCCCGGCTATGGAGGAGCTCAACTATCCCCACGTCAAGGAAATCGTGGAAGGCCTCAACGCCGAGGTCCTTGCCGGAGTGGAAGGTCTCAACCGTAGCGTGGAGAAGATCATGGTCGGCGGTATGACCGCCGAATCGGCAATGAAGGAAATGCGCCGGCTGAACCGCAAGGCTATGATCACCGGCGGTGACCGGTCGGACATGCTAATGGCCGCACTCAGCACCGACACCTCCTGCCTCATCCTGACCGGTGGACTGTATCCTGACAACCAGATCCTGGCCAAGGCCGAGGATATGCAGGTGCCGGTCCTCCTGGTCGGCCACGGTACGCAGGTCGCCGCAGACATGGTGGACAATCTGATCGCTCGCATAGACCCCTCGGACACCGCTAAGATCGACATGGTGGCTGAGATGGTCCGCCGGCACGTTGACCTGGAAAAGGTCTGGAAGGACTGA
- a CDS encoding acetate--CoA ligase family protein, with the protein MKALFEPESIAVVGASNDERKIGHIVFNNLIQSKFKGKLYPINPKAGEILGCKAYPSLTAIPGKVEQVIICVPSTLVPSVMEEAGIKGAEAAIVITAGFKELGKEGALLERKVGDIAKKYGMRVLGPNCMGIMNTHHKMNATFTNIHPMAGSIAIASQSGAVCSSMLDWSTKSRLGFSKFISVGNKVDIDEADLLAYLKDDEQTKVIGMYIEGANRGKELMKEAFSTTQVKPIIVLKSGRTSSGSKAASSHTGALSGSDKVYDAALAQSGVLRVKTIDELFDLLQVFSNMPMPKGDGLAIVTNAGGHGVMAADACSDYGLTLASFEKSTIDKLKSYLPEAANVYNPVDVLGDATAARYEFALKTVMEDPNVSCVAVLLAPLDTVDIKAVAEHLASFSGKVSMPVVGAFVGGSKTSVGIEMMHEAKVPCYDSPDKAIRALGGMVRYRKMRDASIDTSPVVIEGDKRRAKEIIDLVRRTGRTSLSESEGKEILRAYGVAIPMEITARTPEEAAQAASRIGFPVVMKIDSPDIAHKSDVGGVMVGVNSEEAVRQSYELMMSKVRSRVPGAALNGITICQMVKGKEVLMGMTRDEQFGPVITFGLGGVFVEIMKDVSQRIAPLSKYDVDSMVRSIRSYPILTGARGGKAADIETLKDTIFRIAQIALDFPEISELEVNPVMVGDEGKGTYAVDALVVLRREN; encoded by the coding sequence ATGAAAGCCCTCTTCGAGCCAGAAAGCATAGCGGTGGTCGGCGCATCGAACGACGAACGGAAGATCGGTCACATTGTTTTCAACAACCTGATCCAGTCCAAGTTCAAGGGGAAGCTGTACCCCATCAACCCCAAGGCCGGGGAGATCCTGGGGTGTAAGGCCTATCCCTCACTGACCGCCATACCGGGGAAGGTAGAGCAGGTCATCATCTGTGTTCCCAGCACCCTGGTGCCCTCAGTGATGGAGGAGGCGGGCATCAAGGGTGCGGAGGCGGCCATTGTCATCACCGCAGGGTTCAAGGAGCTGGGCAAGGAGGGCGCGCTGCTCGAGCGCAAGGTCGGGGACATCGCCAAGAAGTACGGTATGCGCGTCCTGGGACCGAACTGCATGGGCATAATGAACACCCATCACAAGATGAATGCCACATTCACCAACATCCACCCTATGGCCGGGTCCATCGCCATCGCCTCCCAGTCCGGGGCGGTGTGCTCTTCAATGCTCGATTGGTCCACCAAGAGCAGGCTCGGTTTCTCCAAATTCATCAGCGTAGGCAACAAGGTCGACATTGATGAGGCCGATCTGCTCGCATATCTCAAGGATGATGAGCAGACAAAGGTCATCGGGATGTACATCGAGGGCGCCAACCGTGGCAAGGAGTTGATGAAAGAGGCGTTCAGCACCACTCAGGTGAAGCCCATCATCGTACTCAAGTCTGGGAGGACTAGCTCGGGTTCCAAGGCCGCATCCTCGCATACCGGGGCGCTATCGGGCAGTGACAAGGTCTACGATGCGGCGCTCGCTCAGTCGGGCGTGCTGCGGGTGAAGACCATTGACGAGCTGTTCGATCTCCTCCAGGTATTCTCCAACATGCCCATGCCTAAGGGCGATGGTCTCGCCATCGTGACCAATGCCGGCGGTCACGGAGTCATGGCCGCGGACGCTTGCTCCGATTACGGCCTCACGCTGGCATCCTTTGAGAAGAGCACCATCGACAAGTTGAAGTCGTACCTCCCCGAGGCGGCCAACGTCTACAATCCGGTGGATGTGCTGGGGGATGCGACCGCGGCCCGATACGAGTTCGCACTCAAGACGGTCATGGAGGACCCCAACGTGTCCTGCGTCGCCGTCCTCCTTGCTCCCCTGGACACTGTGGATATCAAGGCAGTGGCGGAGCACCTAGCGTCATTCTCCGGCAAAGTCTCCATGCCGGTGGTCGGTGCGTTCGTCGGAGGGAGCAAGACCAGCGTAGGCATAGAGATGATGCACGAGGCCAAGGTCCCCTGCTACGATTCCCCGGACAAGGCCATCCGAGCGCTGGGGGGAATGGTCCGCTACCGTAAGATGAGAGATGCGTCCATTGACACATCGCCCGTGGTGATCGAGGGCGACAAGCGGAGGGCTAAGGAAATCATCGATCTGGTGCGTCGTACCGGGCGAACCTCGCTGAGCGAGAGCGAGGGGAAGGAGATTTTACGTGCCTATGGCGTCGCCATCCCCATGGAGATAACTGCCAGGACCCCGGAGGAGGCGGCCCAGGCCGCTTCCAGGATCGGCTTCCCGGTGGTCATGAAGATCGATTCCCCGGACATCGCCCACAAATCCGACGTGGGCGGGGTGATGGTCGGGGTGAACTCGGAGGAGGCGGTACGGCAGAGCTACGAGCTCATGATGTCGAAGGTCCGCTCCCGTGTGCCCGGGGCCGCTCTCAACGGCATAACCATCTGCCAGATGGTCAAAGGGAAAGAAGTCCTGATGGGCATGACCAGGGACGAGCAGTTCGGGCCGGTCATCACCTTCGGGTTGGGAGGGGTGTTCGTGGAGATCATGAAGGACGTGTCACAGCGCATCGCCCCTCTGTCCAAGTATGACGTGGACTCCATGGTCAGGTCCATCCGCTCGTACCCCATCCTCACGGGGGCGAGGGGAGGCAAGGCCGCGGACATCGAAACGTTAAAGGACACAATCTTCCGCATCGCTCAGATCGCTCTCGATTTCCCGGAGATATCGGAACTGGAGGTCAATCCGGTAATGGTCGGGGATGAGGGGAAGGGCACATATGCTGTGGACGCCCTTGTGGTACTAAGGAGGGAGAACTAA